From the Ctenopharyngodon idella isolate HZGC_01 chromosome 3, HZGC01, whole genome shotgun sequence genome, one window contains:
- the ube2ia gene encoding SUMO-conjugating enzyme UBC9-B — protein MSGIALSRLAQERKAWRKDHPFGFVAVPTKNPDGTMNLMNWECAIPGKKGTPWEGGLFKLRMLFKDDYPSSPPKCKFEPPLFHPNVYPSGTVCLSILEEDKDWRPAITIKQILLGIQELLNEPNIQDPAQAEAYTIYCQNRVEYEKRVRAQAKKFSP, from the exons ATGTCTGGTATAGCGTTAAGTCGCCTCGCACAAGAACGAAAGGCTTGGCGGAAAGACCATCCTTTT GGTTTTGTAGCCGTACCAACAAAAAACCCTGATGGAACTATGAACTTGATGAACTGGGAGTGTGCCATCCCAGGGAAAAAAGGG ACACCGTGGGAGGGAGGCTTGTTCAAACTTCGGATGCTGTTCAAGGACGACTATCCTTCCTCTCCACCAAAGT GTAAATTTGAGCCTCCTTTATTCCATCCGAATGTATATCCGTCTGGTACCGTATGCTTGTCTATTTTAGAGGAAGACAAAGACTGGAGGCCTGCCATTACAATCAAGCAG atCTTGCTAGGAATCCAAGAACTCCTTAATGAACCAAATATTCAGGACCCCGCACAGGCTGAGGCATACACAATTTACTG CCAAAACAGAGTGGAGTATGAAAAAAGGGTCAGAGCACAAGCCAAAAAGTTCTCGCCGTAA